The following are encoded together in the Serratia sp. UGAL515B_01 genome:
- the speB gene encoding agmatinase: MSTLGHQLDNSLVSNAFGFLRFPLNFMPYDSDAEWVITGIPFDMATSGRAGGRHGPAAIRQVSTNLAWEGARWPWNFDLRDRLRVVDCGDIVFNFGDAQDMSDKLQAHAEKLLKAGKRMLSFGGDHFVTLPLLRAHAKHFGKMALVHFDAHTDTYANGSKFDHGTMFFHAPNEGLIDPKHSVQIGIRTEFDRDNGFTVLDAAQVNDRSVDDLLVQIKQIVGDMPVYMTFDIDCLDPAFAPGTGTPVIGGLTSDRALKLVRGMQSLNIVGMDVVEVAPAYDQSEITALAAATLGLEMLYLQAAKKQG; the protein is encoded by the coding sequence ATGAGTACCTTAGGCCATCAGCTCGATAATTCTTTAGTGTCTAACGCCTTTGGTTTCCTGCGCTTTCCGCTGAACTTCATGCCCTACGACAGCGATGCAGAGTGGGTGATCACCGGTATTCCATTCGATATGGCCACTTCTGGCCGCGCCGGTGGACGTCATGGCCCAGCCGCGATCCGTCAGGTATCGACCAACTTGGCATGGGAAGGTGCACGCTGGCCGTGGAACTTCGATCTTCGCGATCGCCTGAGGGTGGTTGACTGTGGCGATATCGTGTTTAACTTTGGTGATGCGCAAGACATGAGCGACAAGCTACAGGCTCATGCTGAAAAACTGCTGAAAGCGGGCAAGCGTATGCTTTCTTTTGGTGGTGATCACTTTGTCACGTTGCCCCTGTTGCGCGCTCATGCCAAACATTTTGGCAAAATGGCACTGGTGCATTTTGATGCGCATACCGATACCTATGCTAACGGCAGTAAGTTTGACCATGGCACCATGTTCTTCCATGCGCCGAACGAAGGGCTGATCGACCCCAAGCACTCTGTACAGATCGGCATTCGTACCGAGTTCGATCGTGACAATGGTTTCACCGTATTGGATGCGGCGCAGGTTAACGATCGTAGCGTGGACGATCTGCTGGTTCAGATCAAACAAATCGTTGGCGATATGCCGGTGTATATGACCTTCGACATCGACTGTCTGGATCCCGCTTTTGCACCGGGTACCGGTACCCCGGTGATTGGCGGTCTGACCTCCGATCGTGCGTTGAAACTGGTGCGTGGTATGCAGTCACTGAATATTGTTGGTATGGATGTGGTAGAAGTTGCACCGGCATACGATCAGTCAGAGATCACTGCGCTGGCGGCGGCGACATTGGGTCTGGAAATGCTGTATCTGCAGGCGGCTAAAAAGCAGGGGTAA
- the rluF gene encoding 23S rRNA pseudouridine(2604) synthase RluF — protein sequence MLTKPSIRLNKYISESGICSRRDADRYIEQGNVFINGKRVALGDRVFAGDIVKVNGQIIEPRNEENLIFIALNKPVGIVSTTEDSEKDNIVDFVNHSTRIFPIGRLDKDSQGLIFLTNHGDLVNKILRAGNDHEKEYLVTVNKPVTDEFVRGLAAGVPMLGTVTKKCKVKKEAPFVFRIVLVQGLNRQIRRMCEHFGYEVTKLERIRIMNVGLAGLPLGEWRDLTDDELVELFKMIEGSSSEEKPNKKAKPAVKKPAAGSGQKKADKPAGNPATRKRFTQPGRKKKGR from the coding sequence GTGCTGACAAAACCATCTATACGGCTTAATAAATATATCAGCGAGAGCGGAATTTGTTCTCGTCGCGATGCCGATCGTTATATCGAACAAGGTAATGTCTTTATCAATGGTAAGCGTGTTGCGCTTGGTGACAGAGTGTTTGCTGGTGATATTGTCAAAGTTAACGGTCAGATAATCGAACCTCGCAACGAAGAGAACCTGATCTTTATTGCGCTGAACAAACCGGTTGGCATTGTCAGCACAACGGAAGACAGCGAAAAAGACAATATTGTCGATTTCGTCAATCACAGCACGCGTATTTTTCCTATCGGGCGGCTTGATAAAGATTCCCAGGGGCTGATTTTCCTCACCAACCATGGCGATCTGGTAAACAAAATCCTGCGAGCGGGAAATGACCATGAGAAGGAATACCTGGTCACGGTCAACAAACCGGTGACGGACGAGTTTGTCCGTGGTTTGGCGGCGGGTGTGCCAATGCTGGGTACGGTAACCAAAAAATGTAAGGTGAAGAAGGAAGCCCCTTTTGTGTTTCGTATCGTCCTGGTACAAGGGCTGAACCGTCAGATCCGTCGTATGTGCGAGCATTTTGGCTATGAGGTGACCAAGCTTGAACGCATTCGAATCATGAATGTGGGCCTGGCTGGTTTACCATTGGGAGAATGGCGCGATCTCACCGATGATGAATTGGTTGAGCTGTTTAAAATGATCGAAGGTTCATCGTCTGAGGAAAAACCGAACAAGAAAGCCAAACCGGCAGTGAAGAAACCCGCTGCTGGCAGTGGGCAGAAGAAGGCCGACAAACCCGCTGGTAACCCGGCTACACGCAAGCGTTTTACTCAGCCTGGACGTAAAAAGAAAGGGCGCTGA
- a CDS encoding non-heme iron oxygenase ferredoxin subunit → MSWKNVCEVSQVKEDFPFSANVEGKEVGVYLIDGQYYALEDVCPHAYALLSQGFVDNGKVECPLHEAVFDVRSGKCLREPGGRDLQTYPTRVIDNQIQITFIAEE, encoded by the coding sequence ATGAGCTGGAAGAACGTGTGCGAAGTGTCTCAGGTTAAAGAAGATTTTCCTTTCTCTGCGAATGTAGAGGGAAAAGAGGTCGGCGTTTATTTGATTGATGGTCAATATTACGCGCTGGAAGACGTTTGTCCGCATGCCTATGCCTTGCTCAGCCAAGGGTTTGTTGATAACGGAAAAGTTGAGTGCCCACTGCACGAAGCCGTGTTCGATGTGCGTAGCGGTAAATGCCTGCGTGAGCCGGGTGGCCGTGATCTGCAAACCTACCCTACCCGTGTGATCGATAATCAAATCCAAATCACCTTTATCGCGGAGGAATAA
- a CDS encoding recombinase-like helix-turn-helix domain-containing protein yields MQHIADFNPWLPDTQQVTPDRVGGNGQIHHPGKFQNVIWQTRARVPDGFETALVSALEEIFEQGAEELDQIVSALNQRRLFDRNGQPWNETAFREFLRVNGF; encoded by the coding sequence ATGCAGCATATTGCCGATTTCAACCCCTGGCTGCCGGATACCCAACAGGTAACTCCTGATCGTGTTGGAGGTAATGGCCAAATCCACCACCCTGGCAAGTTTCAAAATGTGATCTGGCAAACCCGTGCACGTGTGCCAGACGGGTTTGAAACTGCGCTGGTGTCGGCATTGGAAGAGATCTTCGAACAGGGAGCTGAAGAACTGGATCAGATCGTCAGCGCACTCAATCAGCGTCGCCTTTTCGATAGAAATGGTCAGCCGTGGAATGAAACCGCATTCCGTGAGTTTCTTCGCGTTAACGGTTTCTGA
- a CDS encoding aromatic ring-hydroxylating dioxygenase subunit alpha, with the protein MTANTTSSEQILQNYLDQGLRGVWYPVLASWEVGSNPVGITRLEQQIVLWRDGEGTIHALEDRCPHRGARLSMGWNLGDRIACWYHGIEVGGDGTVKDVPAVARCPLVGQKCLRSYPAKEAHGAVFLYFGVTADEEPAELIFPQELADDTSYSHFLCTASWNCNYQYALENVMDPMHGTYLHSSSHSMAEGDRKADMALEPTDSGFIFKKNGQIGVNFDWVEFGSSGTYWMRLSIPYKKRFGPGGHFWIIGMVVPEDKDHCRVFFWRIRKVKDWQRDMWRFMYRNRLEQLHWDVLEQDRIVLENMAPNARGREYLYQHDVGLSRLRRMMQKEAQKQLAMLSEKEAAQ; encoded by the coding sequence ATGACAGCCAATACCACATCCTCCGAGCAAATATTACAAAACTATTTAGATCAAGGGTTACGCGGAGTTTGGTACCCGGTGTTAGCCAGTTGGGAAGTCGGTAGCAATCCGGTAGGGATCACCCGCCTCGAACAACAGATAGTGTTATGGCGCGATGGCGAAGGGACGATACATGCTTTGGAAGACCGCTGCCCACACCGTGGCGCTCGCTTATCGATGGGCTGGAACTTGGGCGATCGCATCGCCTGTTGGTATCACGGCATCGAAGTGGGTGGTGATGGCACGGTCAAGGATGTGCCCGCGGTGGCTCGTTGCCCATTGGTCGGGCAGAAATGCCTGCGTTCTTACCCGGCGAAGGAAGCTCATGGTGCGGTGTTTCTCTATTTTGGTGTGACCGCTGATGAAGAGCCTGCCGAACTGATCTTTCCACAGGAACTGGCAGATGACACGAGCTATAGCCATTTCCTGTGTACTGCCAGTTGGAACTGTAATTATCAGTATGCATTGGAAAACGTTATGGACCCGATGCATGGCACTTATCTGCACTCCTCATCTCACTCAATGGCCGAAGGCGATCGCAAGGCGGATATGGCACTTGAACCCACCGACAGCGGTTTTATCTTTAAAAAGAATGGTCAGATTGGCGTGAACTTTGACTGGGTAGAGTTTGGCAGCAGCGGTACTTACTGGATGCGCCTGTCGATCCCATACAAAAAGCGCTTTGGGCCTGGGGGCCACTTCTGGATCATCGGTATGGTTGTGCCGGAGGATAAAGATCATTGCCGCGTGTTCTTCTGGCGTATCCGTAAGGTTAAGGATTGGCAGCGTGATATGTGGCGCTTTATGTATCGTAACCGTTTGGAACAGCTGCATTGGGACGTTCTGGAACAGGATCGTATCGTGCTTGAAAATATGGCACCTAACGCGCGTGGTCGCGAATACCTTTACCAGCATGACGTTGGTCTCTCCCGCCTGCGCCGTATGATGCAGAAAGAAGCGCAAAAACAGTTGGCGATGCTCAGCGAAAAGGAGGCGGCACAGTGA
- a CDS encoding SDR family oxidoreductase encodes MNGLLAGKRIVVTGAARGLGRSFATAVAQAGASVVMCDILAQELQDSAASLREQGAQVESHTIDLASPQSISATFAAIAEGGAIDGLVNNAALATGVGGKTMMEYDIDLWDNVMQVNVRGTWLVSQAAVPLLAQAPHAKIVNIASDTALWGAPRLMAYVASKGAVISMTRSMARELGPQGICVNAIAPGLTRVEATEYVPVERHQLYEQGRALAGAQHPDDVTGSVLYLLSPLADFVTGQLIPVNGGFVFN; translated from the coding sequence GTGAACGGTTTGCTGGCGGGAAAGCGCATTGTTGTCACAGGAGCGGCTCGCGGACTGGGGCGCAGTTTTGCTACAGCGGTGGCCCAGGCCGGTGCCAGTGTGGTGATGTGCGATATCTTGGCGCAAGAGTTGCAAGACAGTGCTGCCAGCTTGCGTGAGCAGGGAGCACAGGTGGAATCTCATACTATCGACCTGGCTTCACCACAATCTATCTCTGCGACATTTGCTGCAATCGCTGAAGGTGGTGCAATTGATGGGCTGGTGAATAACGCGGCGCTGGCGACCGGGGTGGGTGGAAAAACGATGATGGAGTACGACATTGACCTGTGGGACAACGTGATGCAAGTCAATGTGCGTGGAACCTGGTTGGTGAGTCAGGCGGCAGTGCCGCTACTCGCACAAGCGCCGCATGCGAAAATCGTTAATATCGCGTCAGATACCGCGCTATGGGGAGCACCGAGACTGATGGCCTACGTGGCTAGCAAAGGGGCGGTCATCTCAATGACCCGCTCTATGGCCCGAGAGTTGGGGCCACAAGGGATCTGTGTTAACGCGATTGCTCCGGGTCTGACGCGGGTGGAAGCTACTGAATACGTCCCTGTTGAACGTCATCAGCTGTATGAACAAGGCCGGGCGTTGGCTGGGGCGCAACATCCCGACGATGTGACCGGTAGCGTGCTTTACTTGCTGTCACCGCTGGCAGATTTTGTTACCGGTCAGCTAATTCCCGTCAACGGTGGTTTCGTATTTAACTGA
- a CDS encoding IclR family transcriptional regulator, producing MADEQACKYLIPGLDRGLQLLLAFGEQHKEMTFAELHRLVDMPKATAYRVVQTLEHLGFLERNPRTNTFALGIKVLRLGFEYIASLDVAQAGQPVIEQLRDRSQCSSHLAIRDGNDVIYIARVSAAGSQINQVSVGTRLPVHRTSLGRMLLTSTSREEFERLFPHEALPDVSLGSPANREALWQMVQQDKARGYVIGESFFRLGISSIVYPIFNRERRVEAVVSIMVPFDEIPKADRERLRMEVRDAAVKISGLLGAPQQANVG from the coding sequence ATGGCAGATGAACAAGCGTGTAAGTATTTGATCCCGGGTTTGGATCGTGGGTTACAGCTGCTATTGGCATTCGGTGAGCAGCATAAGGAGATGACCTTTGCTGAACTCCATCGCTTGGTCGATATGCCGAAGGCGACAGCCTACCGAGTGGTGCAGACGTTGGAGCACTTGGGTTTTCTAGAACGAAATCCGCGTACTAACACCTTTGCATTGGGGATTAAAGTTCTGCGGTTGGGCTTCGAATATATTGCCTCGCTGGATGTTGCACAGGCAGGCCAACCGGTGATCGAGCAACTGCGCGATCGTAGCCAATGTAGCAGCCATCTGGCGATCCGCGACGGGAATGACGTGATCTATATCGCCCGCGTTAGTGCTGCCGGTTCGCAGATTAATCAAGTCAGTGTAGGCACGCGTTTGCCGGTACACCGCACGTCTCTTGGGCGCATGTTGTTGACAAGTACCAGCCGTGAAGAGTTTGAACGGCTGTTCCCGCATGAGGCGTTACCCGATGTATCTTTAGGTTCACCAGCCAACCGCGAAGCGCTGTGGCAAATGGTGCAGCAGGATAAGGCGCGTGGCTATGTCATTGGTGAATCCTTTTTCCGCCTCGGTATTTCCTCAATCGTCTATCCGATCTTTAACCGTGAAAGACGGGTGGAAGCGGTGGTCAGCATTATGGTGCCGTTTGATGAGATCCCCAAAGCGGATCGTGAGCGGTTGCGTATGGAAGTTCGCGACGCGGCAGTGAAGATATCCGGTTTATTAGGCGCACCGCAACAGGCCAATGTGGGTTAA
- a CDS encoding VOC family protein: MNIIGIEKLEFGVEDLPKCEKFMQDFGLQPTLQCGGEPRRVFTTLSGASVELCPQNSEDLPAAFEAGSTLRRMTWGVESPAALAALQPRLAQVPGFRQVGEELECRDPNGMTLRFAVTAQQPVKLPVLPINQWGDVRRIDQPSPVYDKAEPVNIGHVVFFVEDLPATERFYREQLGFQVSDRYIDRAVFLRAQVRGGHHSLFLLKLPNRPRGLNHVAFTVRDIHEVIGGGIAMNKQQWSTFIGPGRHPISSAYFWYVNSPTGGAFEYYTNDDFLTENWQPRELEHSLVSFTEWAVEGGIDHDTRRQHKKVGVA, from the coding sequence ATGAACATCATCGGCATCGAAAAGCTGGAGTTTGGCGTTGAAGATCTGCCAAAGTGCGAAAAATTCATGCAGGACTTTGGTCTACAACCTACGTTGCAGTGTGGAGGAGAACCACGTCGTGTATTCACCACATTAAGTGGTGCCAGCGTGGAGCTATGCCCGCAGAACAGTGAAGATCTTCCCGCCGCGTTTGAAGCCGGTTCCACCCTGCGCCGGATGACATGGGGAGTTGAAAGCCCGGCTGCGCTAGCGGCATTGCAACCACGCTTGGCGCAGGTGCCAGGTTTTCGTCAGGTCGGTGAAGAGCTGGAATGCCGCGATCCCAATGGCATGACACTGCGTTTTGCCGTTACTGCCCAACAACCGGTAAAACTGCCGGTTTTACCCATCAACCAATGGGGTGATGTACGCCGTATTGACCAGCCCAGCCCGGTTTATGACAAGGCAGAACCGGTCAATATTGGTCACGTGGTGTTCTTCGTTGAAGATCTTCCCGCGACCGAACGGTTTTACCGTGAGCAGCTTGGTTTTCAGGTTTCCGATCGCTACATCGACCGTGCCGTATTCCTGCGTGCTCAGGTTCGTGGAGGGCATCACAGCCTGTTCTTGCTGAAATTGCCAAATCGCCCACGCGGCCTGAACCACGTTGCCTTCACCGTGCGTGATATCCACGAAGTGATTGGCGGAGGGATCGCCATGAACAAACAGCAGTGGAGCACCTTTATTGGCCCAGGCCGCCATCCGATCTCCTCTGCCTATTTCTGGTATGTCAACAGCCCAACCGGTGGCGCTTTCGAGTACTACACCAATGATGATTTCCTGACAGAAAACTGGCAGCCGCGTGAGCTTGAACATTCGTTGGTTTCATTTACTGAATGGGCCGTAGAAGGGGGGATCGATCATGATACCCGCCGCCAGCATAAGAAAGTGGGGGTTGCATGA
- a CDS encoding NAD(P)/FAD-dependent oxidoreductase: MNQPIHAGIVIIGGGQAGGWAAKTLREHGYSGKLTVVSDEPYDFYERPPLSKAALLDSNPPLSRLFSEAVVEGLNIDWYRPLRAEAIDGTRQLVTLSDGRQLQFEQLLLATGGRPRLPNSSWAEHPKVMTLRSWDDATRLRQALQQCKTLAVVGGGWIGLEIAASARKLGRKVTVFERQPALCMRSVGADVSQALLDLHQQQGVTVHCDCGDISLEDRQGDAWIGSTNSPAQPFDLVVVGIGVELNLELARTAGLRVEGGIVVDGQGRTSHPAIFAAGDVALHPTLGLCLQSWAYAQNQAISTACAMLDAFAAPYDDLPWLWSDQYDTNIQILGVPVGGELQIVRRTPQSQLFFTLNADRQLVQMVAFNDARTIKLGKRWLTSGRVLDPQQLADVEFSLMALK, from the coding sequence ATGAATCAGCCAATCCATGCAGGGATTGTGATTATCGGAGGAGGGCAAGCGGGTGGCTGGGCAGCGAAAACGCTACGTGAACACGGCTATAGCGGCAAGCTGACGGTGGTGAGTGATGAACCCTATGATTTTTACGAACGTCCACCGCTTTCTAAAGCCGCATTGTTGGATAGTAATCCCCCATTGAGTCGCCTGTTCAGCGAAGCAGTGGTTGAAGGACTCAATATCGACTGGTACCGCCCATTGCGCGCTGAAGCCATCGATGGCACAAGGCAACTTGTCACCCTCAGCGATGGCCGGCAGTTGCAGTTTGAGCAGCTACTGCTTGCTACTGGTGGACGCCCACGTCTGCCTAATAGCTCATGGGCAGAGCATCCAAAGGTAATGACTCTACGCTCCTGGGATGATGCGACCCGACTGCGTCAAGCTTTGCAGCAGTGTAAAACGCTGGCCGTTGTTGGCGGAGGGTGGATCGGATTAGAGATTGCCGCTTCTGCACGCAAACTGGGGAGAAAAGTGACGGTATTTGAACGTCAGCCAGCACTTTGCATGCGCAGTGTCGGAGCCGATGTTTCCCAAGCACTGTTGGATCTGCATCAGCAACAGGGAGTAACGGTGCACTGCGATTGCGGTGATATCTCCCTTGAAGATCGTCAGGGAGATGCCTGGATCGGCAGCACAAACAGCCCTGCACAACCTTTCGACCTGGTGGTGGTGGGGATTGGGGTTGAACTGAATCTGGAACTGGCGCGAACGGCCGGGTTACGGGTAGAGGGTGGCATCGTTGTCGACGGGCAGGGACGCACCAGCCACCCGGCTATTTTTGCTGCTGGAGACGTTGCACTACACCCTACGCTTGGTTTGTGTTTGCAATCTTGGGCCTATGCACAGAATCAGGCCATTAGTACCGCCTGCGCGATGCTTGATGCATTTGCTGCCCCCTACGACGATCTACCCTGGCTGTGGTCGGATCAATACGACACCAATATTCAGATCCTCGGTGTGCCTGTTGGAGGCGAACTTCAGATAGTGCGCCGCACGCCGCAGTCACAACTGTTCTTTACCCTGAATGCCGATCGACAACTGGTACAGATGGTGGCGTTTAACGATGCGCGCACCATCAAACTCGGCAAACGCTGGCTAACCAGCGGTCGGGTGCTGGATCCGCAGCAACTGGCGGATGTGGAGTTTTCTCTGATGGCGCTTAAGTAA
- a CDS encoding MFS transporter has protein sequence MTTQDMDAQSIRAGSAVAENQPTRVRWSVPIALFACVLLAFFDKISIAALFSDSAFQEAMGIGFDPTRLGLLMSAFLFSYGFSSMLLSGIGDRLNPVNVLIGMMVVWGGLMVLMGLARSYHTMMTLRILLGVAEGPLIAIAYAIVRHAFPQRLQARATMMWLLGTPIGAALGFPVTLFILSRFDWQTTFFFMAFLTLPVMLLVTFGLRHLNVARAEKSAVTQPMVAERRQLRHALFRTPHFWMICLFNVAFLTYLWGMNGWLPSYLIKGKGIHLEHAGYLSSLPFIAMLLGEVVGAWLSDKLDRRALACFISLCGAGIGLGIVLHLQGTYSVIAAMSFSTFMWGAGAPNIFALLAKATSRRVSATAGGIFNGLGNFAGALAPVLMGALIAATGNMDNGLLFLVVVAFVGCAILLPLLKKY, from the coding sequence ATGACTACGCAAGATATGGACGCCCAAAGCATTCGGGCGGGGAGTGCTGTTGCTGAAAATCAGCCAACCCGCGTGCGATGGTCGGTGCCAATCGCCCTGTTTGCCTGCGTATTACTGGCATTTTTCGACAAAATCAGCATTGCAGCACTGTTTTCTGACAGTGCATTCCAGGAGGCGATGGGTATCGGTTTTGATCCCACCCGGCTCGGGCTTTTGATGAGTGCTTTTCTGTTCTCATACGGCTTCTCTTCCATGCTGTTGAGTGGCATTGGCGATCGGCTGAACCCGGTCAACGTGTTGATCGGCATGATGGTAGTGTGGGGGGGACTGATGGTACTGATGGGATTAGCTCGCTCTTATCACACCATGATGACCCTGCGCATTCTGCTAGGCGTCGCCGAAGGCCCGCTGATAGCGATAGCTTATGCGATCGTCCGCCATGCTTTCCCCCAGCGTCTACAGGCCCGTGCCACCATGATGTGGTTACTGGGAACACCGATAGGCGCGGCGCTGGGTTTTCCAGTGACACTCTTCATCCTTAGCCGTTTTGACTGGCAAACCACTTTCTTCTTTATGGCATTTCTGACGTTGCCGGTGATGCTGTTAGTGACATTCGGCTTACGCCACTTGAATGTGGCCCGTGCGGAAAAAAGCGCCGTCACGCAACCGATGGTGGCCGAACGGAGGCAATTGCGCCATGCGCTGTTCCGCACCCCCCATTTCTGGATGATTTGCCTGTTCAATGTCGCGTTTCTGACCTACCTGTGGGGGATGAATGGCTGGTTGCCCAGTTATCTGATTAAAGGCAAAGGCATTCACCTTGAACATGCGGGTTATCTCTCATCACTGCCTTTTATTGCCATGTTACTTGGGGAAGTGGTTGGTGCCTGGCTATCGGACAAGCTGGATCGCCGTGCGCTGGCCTGCTTTATCTCGCTATGTGGTGCTGGGATTGGGCTAGGGATCGTGTTGCACTTGCAAGGTACGTATAGCGTCATTGCTGCTATGTCTTTCAGCACCTTTATGTGGGGAGCCGGAGCGCCAAATATCTTTGCTCTGTTGGCCAAAGCGACCAGTCGCCGGGTGAGCGCGACTGCTGGCGGCATTTTTAACGGACTGGGCAATTTTGCCGGTGCTTTAGCACCGGTGCTGATGGGAGCGCTGATTGCTGCCACTGGCAACATGGATAACGGTTTGCTGTTTCTGGTGGTCGTGGCCTTTGTCGGTTGTGCCATTTTGCTGCCGTTACTGAAGAAGTATTGA
- a CDS encoding cupin domain-containing protein — protein MSQVENKVGIKPQGLSMEKWVESRIARFEGRKYDWNALKFQADYDPKYRRAQMRYIGTGATGVVNDTNTVPAEHFTFSTMVLPSKCEGPLHLHDDVEEVFFMLRGSITLMIQDGEEYYETILKERDLISVPAGIYRGLFNHGEEEALMCVMLGTSKPETPTYPADHPLSKVKRY, from the coding sequence ATGTCACAGGTTGAGAATAAAGTGGGTATCAAGCCGCAGGGGCTATCGATGGAGAAGTGGGTAGAGTCACGTATCGCCCGTTTTGAAGGCCGTAAATATGACTGGAATGCGCTGAAGTTCCAGGCTGATTACGATCCGAAATACCGCCGTGCGCAGATGCGTTATATCGGCACCGGGGCGACCGGCGTGGTCAACGATACCAATACCGTACCAGCGGAACATTTTACCTTCTCTACCATGGTACTGCCGTCCAAATGTGAAGGGCCACTGCACCTGCATGACGATGTGGAAGAAGTGTTCTTCATGCTTAGAGGCAGCATCACGCTGATGATCCAGGATGGTGAAGAGTATTACGAAACTATCCTGAAAGAGCGTGATCTGATCTCTGTGCCTGCAGGGATTTATCGTGGTCTGTTTAATCATGGTGAAGAAGAGGCGCTGATGTGCGTGATGCTCGGCACCTCCAAACCAGAAACCCCGACCTACCCAGCGGATCATCCACTTTCAAAGGTGAAACGTTACTGA
- a CDS encoding alpha/beta hydrolase → MNALPERQQEECSGFWLGWREAGYGRAVILLHGISSGSASWVKQFSDRALVNGHRLIAWDAPGYGGSAALPLAESKASAYANALAALIAELELEQPLIVGHSLGALIGSAYAAAYPAGLSGLVLADPAQGYAMATPEKRQQVYDQRKQMIETLGPQGYGEQRAAALLREGADQQDIAWVRSGMQQLNPLGFLSAAWMLANDDISHYLASYRGPLQVWCGSDDRITPPQGAETLAQQQGATMRVIESAGHASYLDAPAVFNRYLQDVTGEIQP, encoded by the coding sequence ATGAACGCCTTACCGGAACGCCAGCAGGAAGAGTGTAGTGGCTTTTGGCTTGGTTGGCGCGAAGCCGGGTACGGCCGTGCAGTGATACTGCTGCATGGCATCAGTTCCGGTTCGGCCTCTTGGGTGAAGCAGTTTAGCGATCGTGCCCTGGTAAATGGGCATCGTCTGATAGCCTGGGATGCACCCGGCTATGGCGGTAGTGCGGCGTTGCCCCTAGCTGAGTCAAAAGCCTCCGCTTATGCCAATGCGCTGGCGGCGCTGATCGCTGAACTGGAATTGGAGCAGCCGCTGATTGTTGGGCATTCGCTGGGGGCATTGATCGGCAGTGCCTATGCGGCTGCGTATCCAGCGGGATTGAGTGGGTTGGTGTTGGCTGATCCGGCACAGGGCTACGCCATGGCAACGCCAGAAAAACGCCAACAGGTCTATGACCAACGTAAACAAATGATCGAAACGCTGGGCCCGCAAGGATATGGCGAACAGCGTGCGGCGGCGTTGCTGCGCGAGGGGGCGGATCAACAGGATATAGCCTGGGTACGCAGTGGAATGCAGCAACTCAATCCGCTTGGCTTTCTCAGCGCTGCTTGGATGTTGGCCAATGATGATATTAGTCATTACCTGGCGAGTTATCGGGGGCCATTACAGGTGTGGTGTGGTAGCGATGATCGCATTACACCGCCGCAGGGGGCTGAAACACTGGCACAACAACAGGGCGCAACGATGCGTGTGATCGAGTCTGCCGGGCATGCCAGCTACCTCGATGCACCCGCCGTGTTTAACCGTTATTTGCAGGATGTTACGGGAGAAATCCAACCATGA